Proteins co-encoded in one Salvia splendens isolate huo1 chromosome 4, SspV2, whole genome shotgun sequence genomic window:
- the LOC121800312 gene encoding vacuolar protein sorting-associated protein 26B-like: protein MNYIIGAFKPACSITISLADGKSRKQVALKENGKTVLIPIFHNQETISGKISIEPISGKKVEHNGIKVELLGQIETYFDRGNFYDFTFLVRELDIPGEIYERKTFPFEFPTVEMPYETYNGANVRLRYVLKVSISRNYGGSIVEYQDFVVRNCSPPPSINNSIKMEVGIEDCLHIEFEYNKSKYHLKDVIVGKIYFLLVRIKIKNMDLEIRRRESTGSGTNTHVETETLAKFELMDGAPVRGESIPVRLFLSPYELAPTYLNINNKFSVKYYLNLVLVDEEDRRYFKQQEITMYRLSETS, encoded by the exons ATG AATTATATAATTGGAGCTTTTAAGCCGGCATGCAGCATTACCATTTCATTGGCTGATGGGAAATCTCGAAAGCAG GTGGCACTGAAGGAGAATGGTAAAACAGTACTAATCCCCATCTTTCATAATCAAGAAACCATATCTGGGAAG ATCTCCATCGAACCAATTTCAGGGAAGAAGGTGGAACACAATGGTATCAAGGTCGAGCTGCTCGGTCAGATTG AAACGTATTTTGACAGAGGCAACTTTTACGACTTCACTTTCCTAG TTCGCGAGCTGGATATTCCTGGAGAAATATATGAGAGGAAAACATTTCCCTTTGAATTTCCAACTGTGGAGATGCCATATGAAACATATAATGGGGCAAATGTGCGGCTTAG GTATGTCCTAAAAGTCTCAATAAGTAGGAATTATGGTGGGAGCATAGTGGAATACCAAGACTTCGTG GTTCGGAATTGTAGTCCTCCTCCATCTATCAACAACAGCATTAAG ATGGAAGTTGGGATTGAGGACTGCCTGCATATTGAGTTTGAATACAACAAGAGCAA GTACCATCTGAAAGATGTCATTGTAggcaaaatatattttcttcttgTAAGGATCAAGATTAAAAACATGGATCTTGAGATCAGACGCAGAGAATCAACAGGATCAGGGACGAACACTCATGTTGAGACTGAGACACTTGCGAAGTTTGAACTGATGGATGGTGCTCCAGTCAGAG GTGAATCTATTCCTGTCAGACTGTTCTTAAGCCCGTATGAGCTAGCTCCCACatatttgaatataaataaCAAATTTAGTGTGAAATACTATCTGAACCTCGTCCTTGTTGATGAAGAGGACCGTCGATATTTTAAGCAACAAGAGATCACAATGTACCGACTTAGTGAAACCTCCTGA